A stretch of the Teretinema zuelzerae genome encodes the following:
- a CDS encoding type II toxin-antitoxin system PemK/MazF family toxin: MNNPRRGEVWLVNFDPTIGSEIKKTRTAVVVSLDTIGRLPLRIVVPITGWQDAFSKSPWLVPLKRSVTNGLRKESAADCFQMKSVSEERFSKKIGSLSENELDGICTAIQICIGAI; encoded by the coding sequence ATGAATAATCCCCGGCGAGGCGAAGTATGGTTGGTCAATTTTGATCCAACCATAGGGTCTGAGATTAAAAAAACGAGGACTGCGGTGGTGGTGTCTTTAGACACCATCGGCCGACTCCCCCTCCGCATCGTCGTTCCAATCACAGGTTGGCAAGATGCATTCTCGAAATCACCTTGGCTTGTCCCACTAAAAAGATCCGTCACAAATGGTTTAAGAAAGGAATCAGCAGCGGATTGTTTTCAGATGAAATCTGTATCGGAAGAAAGATTTTCAAAGAAAATCGGATCCCTATCAGAAAACGAATTGGATGGAATTTGTACCGCAATCCAAATATGCATCGGTGCGATTTAA
- a CDS encoding DUF4268 domain-containing protein yields the protein MFKIDPNTNRIIPLEVKRFLELQFEERKHLQEWLEHAPEVFGEELLFIQKEFDGFDETRERLDLLALDKEGSLVIIENKLDDSGRDVVWQVQKYASYCANLSKSQIIDIYQKYLNDLPKIDGIGPAKAEDKILEFLDQNDINEVVLNRAQSQRLFLVAANYRKEVTNTVLWLIQYGISCQCFKATPYAWGDELFLDIQQIIPPPEGKDFMIGMADKEKEEKATGEELKQRHLLRLAFWESALEAFRKSKCRLFDSISPSKDHWLSAGSGTSGLIYELIFGKDESRIQVNIVRQDATQNLFAFNKLLEKKEVIEHDFGQSLDWLELPGKKSSRIQYAKAFDGYTRQNWVEIVQWMVSNMTKLEQAMQSHLDSISKELRTLPQASSSTPSDI from the coding sequence ATGTTCAAAATTGATCCAAATACAAATAGAATTATTCCCCTTGAAGTGAAACGGTTCTTAGAACTCCAGTTTGAAGAACGAAAACATCTCCAAGAATGGCTGGAGCATGCTCCCGAAGTTTTTGGGGAAGAGCTTCTATTTATTCAAAAAGAATTTGATGGTTTTGATGAAACGCGAGAACGGCTTGATTTACTGGCTTTGGATAAGGAAGGGTCGCTCGTTATAATAGAGAATAAACTGGATGATTCGGGACGCGATGTCGTTTGGCAAGTTCAGAAATACGCGAGTTATTGCGCGAATTTAAGTAAAAGTCAAATAATCGACATCTATCAGAAATACCTCAATGATCTTCCTAAAATAGATGGAATAGGACCTGCAAAAGCGGAAGATAAAATACTCGAGTTCCTTGACCAAAATGATATAAACGAAGTTGTATTGAATCGGGCACAAAGCCAACGACTCTTCCTCGTGGCAGCAAACTATCGGAAGGAAGTTACAAATACAGTACTATGGCTTATTCAATATGGTATATCCTGCCAATGCTTCAAAGCTACACCCTATGCTTGGGGAGATGAATTGTTCTTGGATATCCAGCAAATTATTCCGCCCCCTGAAGGTAAAGACTTTATGATTGGCATGGCCGATAAAGAAAAGGAAGAAAAGGCGACTGGAGAAGAATTAAAACAACGTCATTTATTACGATTAGCGTTTTGGGAATCAGCTCTTGAGGCATTTCGTAAGAGTAAATGTCGACTATTTGATAGTATTAGCCCTTCTAAGGATCATTGGCTTTCAGCCGGTTCTGGAACAAGTGGCTTGATTTATGAACTTATTTTTGGGAAGGACGAATCCCGGATTCAAGTGAATATAGTAAGACAGGATGCTACACAAAATCTATTCGCTTTTAATAAATTGCTAGAAAAAAAAGAAGTAATAGAGCATGACTTTGGGCAATCGTTAGATTGGTTAGAATTGCCTGGTAAGAAGTCCTCTCGAATTCAATATGCAAAGGCTTTTGATGGTTATACGAGACAGAATTGGGTCGAAATCGTGCAATGGATGGTATCAAATATGACTAAATTGGAACAGGCTATGCAGAGCCACCTTGATTCCATATCAAAAGAACTTCGAACTTTACCTCAAGCTAGTTCGTCAACACCTTCGGATATTTAA
- a CDS encoding DUF2188 domain-containing protein: protein MANDRMVYRRSDGTWVNKRNDAGKASSLHGTQGEALAVAHQNLVNQGGGELITKGLNGRIRSKDTIPLGNDPFPPKDREH, encoded by the coding sequence ATGGCTAATGATCGAATGGTGTATCGTCGAAGTGACGGTACATGGGTTAACAAGCGTAATGACGCAGGGAAGGCTTCCAGCCTTCATGGTACACAAGGAGAAGCGTTAGCCGTTGCTCATCAAAACCTTGTAAATCAGGGTGGAGGTGAGCTGATCACAAAAGGTCTTAACGGTCGTATTCGGAGTAAGGATACAATCCCTCTCGGAAATGATCCTTTCCCTCCTAAAGATCGGGAGCACTGA
- a CDS encoding tyrosine-type recombinase/integrase, which produces MILRKYRIYRRSNGVYYYIFFDPITGKEMKARSTGARNRSEAEKVAARAYRQFLDEQRMTVITAKMPVGRYVEWFYGEENSSWYAEKRERDENAFLSDHIRATRSYFARYLKRIIGDDIILAEVTPFWLRRVQRELRDKYPKLTPQTINAIFASLTKPLRYAATQWIIQRDPTENILAFAARRKITGCFEQFEVNSLLSLGWESLIGKLMFMVAIHTGMRMGEILALKKGDLQCRVNGTGELYLVAITHSWSKTHGLKSPKSGKTRTVPIPAWLWNQLWSFVGQEKNDDAFVFASSNSGKPVSDKLPRWALNRALQGIGITEEQQRERNLRFHSTRHYFNSMMAPHLQNEALRKVIGHSSPEMTDHYHHVTDIELRMVKDAQELAFPIIPFTARGATA; this is translated from the coding sequence ATGATACTTCGAAAATACCGTATCTACCGCCGGAGTAACGGAGTCTATTATTACATTTTCTTTGATCCCATCACCGGAAAGGAGATGAAAGCCCGTTCAACAGGTGCCAGAAATAGGTCAGAAGCTGAAAAGGTTGCGGCTCGTGCGTATAGGCAGTTTCTCGATGAACAGCGCATGACGGTAATTACCGCAAAGATGCCCGTCGGACGTTACGTTGAGTGGTTTTATGGAGAAGAGAACTCATCATGGTACGCCGAAAAAAGGGAACGGGATGAGAATGCCTTCTTGTCGGACCATATACGGGCAACGAGAAGTTACTTCGCTCGGTACCTAAAAAGGATTATCGGTGACGACATCATCCTGGCTGAGGTCACGCCGTTTTGGTTAAGGAGAGTCCAACGGGAACTTCGTGACAAATATCCAAAGCTAACGCCACAAACGATCAACGCGATTTTTGCGTCCCTGACAAAGCCACTTCGGTACGCTGCAACGCAATGGATAATCCAACGGGATCCGACTGAAAATATCCTTGCTTTTGCGGCACGCCGTAAAATTACAGGCTGCTTTGAGCAGTTCGAAGTGAATTCCTTGTTGTCATTAGGATGGGAATCCCTCATCGGTAAGCTTATGTTCATGGTCGCGATACATACGGGTATGCGCATGGGGGAGATCCTTGCATTGAAAAAGGGAGATCTTCAATGCCGTGTAAACGGGACGGGCGAGCTGTATCTCGTCGCAATAACGCACTCCTGGTCGAAGACGCATGGGCTGAAATCCCCGAAGAGCGGGAAAACGAGGACCGTACCAATTCCGGCATGGCTGTGGAATCAGCTCTGGTCATTTGTCGGTCAGGAAAAGAATGACGATGCTTTCGTCTTCGCTTCATCAAATTCGGGAAAGCCCGTGTCCGACAAATTACCAAGGTGGGCTCTGAATCGTGCTCTTCAAGGGATTGGCATAACCGAAGAACAACAACGGGAACGAAATCTTCGGTTCCATAGTACGCGGCATTACTTCAACTCGATGATGGCACCGCATCTTCAGAATGAGGCTCTACGCAAGGTCATCGGGCATAGTAGCCCCGAAATGACCGACCACTATCATCACGTCACAGACATCGAATTGCGAATGGTAAAAGATGCCCAGGAGTTAGCTTTCCCGATAATTCCATTCACGGCAAGGGGGGCAACTGCGTGA
- the deoD gene encoding purine-nucleoside phosphorylase codes for MSTHIGAKPGEIAEAILLPGDPLRAKFIAETYLENPVCYNEIRGMYGFTGTYKGKKVSVQGTGMGQPSLSIYVNELFRFYGVQKAVRVGTAGAVHDSTKLRDIVIAMSACTDSALNTHRFEGRHFAPTASWNLVKKSWDAAAAKGITPLVGSVASSDMFYDDDSFWKRWAQYGVLAIEMEAAELYTLAAQFNREALAILTISDHIAKGTATTAEERQTTFKSMMEVALDAITAD; via the coding sequence ATGAGTACGCACATCGGAGCGAAACCCGGAGAAATCGCGGAAGCGATCCTGCTGCCGGGAGACCCCCTCCGGGCGAAGTTCATCGCCGAAACCTATTTGGAAAATCCTGTCTGCTACAACGAAATACGGGGCATGTACGGCTTTACCGGCACGTACAAGGGCAAAAAAGTGTCCGTTCAGGGAACCGGAATGGGACAGCCGTCCCTGTCGATCTATGTCAACGAATTGTTCAGATTTTACGGCGTTCAGAAAGCCGTCCGCGTCGGAACGGCCGGTGCGGTCCATGACTCGACGAAGCTCCGGGATATCGTAATCGCCATGAGCGCCTGCACCGATTCGGCTCTCAACACCCACCGCTTCGAGGGCCGCCATTTCGCTCCCACCGCAAGCTGGAACCTGGTGAAAAAATCCTGGGACGCCGCCGCCGCGAAGGGAATCACGCCTCTGGTTGGTTCGGTCGCGTCTTCCGACATGTTCTACGACGACGATTCCTTCTGGAAACGCTGGGCACAGTACGGAGTTCTCGCGATAGAAATGGAAGCGGCCGAGCTCTATACCCTCGCCGCCCAGTTCAACCGCGAAGCGCTCGCGATCCTGACGATTTCCGACCATATCGCAAAGGGAACCGCGACGACCGCAGAAGAAAGGCAGACCACCTTCAAATCGATGATGGAAGTCGCGCTGGACGCGATTACGGCCGACTGA
- a CDS encoding helix-turn-helix domain-containing protein encodes MIGDRLRQKRIINGMSLQDVANELSNRGRKLSRAILSKYELNQSTPNALVLRDLAAILGVKTDYFFSESDISINWQAFRKKASVTQVTQERIKILAGQKVERLLQVESVCGIEAESSDLPVFRTITTLDEAEAIAEKLRIRWKLDDLPIKSLSELLESKGIVLVPLPSEIAGMDGLVGSLAGDRKIIVYDLGKSVDRIRLTIAHELGHLVGGNEDYKLNEKIANRFAGAFLAPARMLYQDMGTSRTSFSIPELCLLKEKYGMSIQALTYRAKDLGILTESAFKSMFISFRSKGISTVEPGIWNYPEEPTQIKRYIFRAVAEGRISETKAQEIYPDYLEVKSEMEIVPESSIQAFLALTPDEREKQLLLASESIASFYEKGGALGEFDILDDVEEYE; translated from the coding sequence ATGATTGGGGACCGTTTACGTCAAAAGCGTATTATTAACGGGATGTCTCTCCAGGACGTAGCAAATGAGCTGTCGAATCGGGGGAGAAAACTATCCCGAGCTATCCTTTCTAAATATGAGCTTAATCAATCCACGCCGAATGCCCTGGTGCTTCGCGATTTAGCCGCCATCTTAGGCGTAAAAACGGACTATTTTTTCTCTGAATCTGATATTTCCATAAACTGGCAAGCTTTTAGGAAGAAAGCATCTGTTACGCAGGTCACACAAGAGCGGATAAAAATTCTTGCAGGGCAAAAGGTTGAACGGTTATTACAAGTTGAGAGTGTCTGCGGCATAGAAGCAGAGAGCTCAGATCTTCCAGTATTCCGTACGATTACCACCCTGGATGAAGCTGAAGCTATCGCTGAAAAATTACGAATTCGATGGAAACTTGATGATTTGCCGATTAAATCGCTTTCGGAATTACTCGAGAGTAAGGGCATCGTATTAGTGCCTCTGCCCTCAGAAATAGCGGGTATGGATGGTCTTGTTGGTTCATTGGCAGGTGACAGAAAGATAATCGTCTATGACTTGGGAAAAAGCGTGGATCGAATCCGCCTTACCATCGCGCATGAGTTAGGTCACTTAGTTGGGGGAAATGAAGACTATAAATTAAACGAGAAGATCGCTAATCGTTTTGCGGGGGCTTTTCTTGCCCCTGCGAGGATGCTTTACCAAGACATGGGGACATCTCGTACATCATTTTCCATTCCAGAATTATGCTTACTCAAAGAGAAATATGGAATGAGTATTCAAGCGCTTACCTATCGAGCAAAGGACCTCGGAATACTAACGGAATCGGCGTTTAAAAGTATGTTTATAAGCTTCCGAAGCAAGGGAATTAGTACTGTAGAACCCGGAATATGGAATTACCCAGAGGAACCGACTCAGATAAAGCGTTATATTTTTCGCGCCGTTGCAGAAGGACGGATTTCAGAAACGAAAGCCCAAGAGATATATCCTGACTATCTTGAGGTGAAATCGGAGATGGAAATTGTTCCAGAATCGTCAATCCAGGCGTTCTTAGCTTTAACGCCCGATGAGCGTGAAAAACAGTTATTGTTGGCTTCAGAATCAATTGCAAGCTTTTATGAAAAGGGCGGGGCGTTAGGCGAGTTTGACATTTTGGATGACGTGGAGGAGTATGAATAA
- a CDS encoding tyrosine-type recombinase/integrase — MWHTPFSLYRRRVSYSRKRSFYVQFWDPEKGSYRTGVSIRQIAVRMNLDPDEWDIASPAGARAVATEAIKRGLVATRGLGDRKAGDYLAEFWDWDTSPYIKGRLARKSDALGRTYCRTCKSWVVRYFNPSLGELKLSQITTGKLESWFMGLKDKSGLHPQTLNNILQSVSIGFKEAYRLGIIPRNPAASIRPLGAKTAEKGILDTKEVKALLALDWPDERGRLAFTLALMAGLRLGEIQALCKEDIMDDHLLISHSWDKMYGMKSPKGKRSRIVPVPESVLSELRDLAGRNPWLNGFVFWDEKTGERPLVTRRIENWYYAALERIGIPGDTGEKPSPKSRHGRALYFHGLRHLCNSLLRGVLPDDKLRAVIGHADISMTRHYDHLTDVDRKLVLEAQKERFLGLMPK, encoded by the coding sequence GTGTGGCATACTCCCTTTTCCCTGTACCGCCGCCGCGTTTCCTACAGCCGAAAGCGCTCCTTTTACGTTCAATTTTGGGATCCCGAAAAAGGATCCTATCGTACCGGCGTATCCATACGCCAAATCGCAGTCAGAATGAATCTCGATCCCGACGAATGGGACATCGCAAGCCCTGCCGGTGCCCGCGCCGTGGCCACGGAAGCCATCAAACGCGGGCTCGTCGCCACCAGGGGCCTCGGAGACCGGAAGGCGGGCGACTACCTCGCCGAGTTCTGGGACTGGGATACCAGCCCGTACATCAAGGGACGACTCGCCCGAAAGAGCGATGCCCTTGGCAGAACCTACTGCCGAACCTGCAAGAGCTGGGTGGTCAGGTACTTCAATCCCTCCCTGGGAGAGCTGAAGCTCTCCCAGATCACCACGGGCAAGCTCGAAAGCTGGTTCATGGGCCTGAAGGACAAGAGTGGGCTGCACCCGCAGACCCTCAACAACATCCTCCAATCCGTCTCCATCGGCTTCAAGGAAGCCTACCGTCTCGGGATCATCCCCAGAAACCCGGCTGCCTCCATCCGTCCTCTCGGCGCTAAAACCGCCGAAAAGGGTATCCTCGACACGAAGGAGGTCAAAGCCCTCCTTGCCCTCGATTGGCCCGACGAACGCGGACGCCTCGCCTTTACCCTCGCCCTTATGGCCGGGCTCCGGCTTGGCGAGATCCAGGCCCTCTGCAAGGAGGACATTATGGACGACCACCTTCTCATTAGTCATTCCTGGGATAAAATGTACGGAATGAAATCCCCGAAAGGCAAGCGTTCCCGCATCGTGCCGGTACCCGAATCCGTCCTTTCGGAACTTCGGGATTTGGCTGGCAGGAATCCCTGGCTTAACGGGTTCGTCTTCTGGGACGAGAAAACGGGAGAAAGACCCCTCGTTACGAGGCGCATCGAGAACTGGTATTACGCCGCCCTTGAGAGAATCGGGATTCCCGGGGATACCGGCGAGAAACCCTCGCCCAAGAGCAGGCATGGCCGCGCGCTGTATTTCCATGGTCTTCGTCACCTTTGTAACTCCCTACTCCGGGGCGTATTGCCCGACGACAAGCTCAGGGCCGTCATCGGGCATGCCGACATATCCATGACCCGGCACTACGATCACCTGACCGACGTGGACCGGAAACTCGTGCTTGAAGCCCAGAAAGAGCGTTTCCTGGGCCTCATGCCGAAATGA
- a CDS encoding YjzC family protein, whose product MILSLLKIGSTDMATRYKTGDKAPYKAWYDWDGYTDGTRTPSPTQDEKRIPLETGETFPPIKSCGKGAYWVYSSSR is encoded by the coding sequence ATGATCCTTTCCCTCCTAAAGATCGGGAGCACTGACATGGCTACACGATACAAAACGGGCGATAAAGCCCCCTACAAAGCTTGGTATGACTGGGACGGTTATACCGACGGAACTCGAACTCCTTCCCCGACACAAGACGAGAAGCGAATACCCCTTGAAACTGGAGAAACCTTTCCTCCGATAAAATCGTGTGGTAAAGGCGCTTACTGGGTGTACTCATCTAGCCGGTAA
- a CDS encoding type I restriction endonuclease subunit R, producing the protein MTEDQLEQLTLSWFRDQGYDYAFGPDIAHDGDYPERDNYHQVVLPKRLIGALERLNPSIPTHALDEVRARMQKPGALTAIANNRQFQEWLLDGVPVEYAKDGRKTGDRVKLIDFANTDANEFLVANQYTIQGTKQPRRPDIVVFINGLPISVIELKNPADEQADIWAAFQQLQTYKAEISDLFIYNEALIISDGTNARLGSLTADEERFMRWRTIKNENDRPLLSFELETLVKGFFDKELLLDYIRYFVLFETNGDTIIKKIAGYHQFHAVREAVRATVIAAENDPDVAAEPRADYADRVVPGCKKGGVIWHTQGSGKSISMACFAGKLLQQASMKNPTLIVVTDRNDLDGQLFETFTGAKMLLKQIPVQVEDVDDLRELLSTRPSGGIFFTTIQKFQVREDEDRFPILNDRHNLVVMADEAHRSQYGDKAILNRKTGKYTYGFSKNMRDALPNATFVGFTGTPVSQEDRDTVAVFGEYVSIYDIQDAVEDGATVPIYYESRLAKLDLKEAEIPVLDDEIDEIIEDDEDLKAREQTKSKWAALEKLVGAKPRLEQVARDIVEHYEERTASVAGKAMIVCMSREICAHLYNEIVALRPEWHSEDPLQGGIKIIMTGSASDKPLIQPHIYNAKTKKKLEKRFKNPVDPLNIVIVRDMWLTGFDAPCCHTMYIDKPMKGHNLMQAIARVNRVFKGKEGGLVVDYIGIANELRNALVTYTQSRGKGKPTVDTHDAYAMMLEYIDVIRGLFHGFDYSAYEAQPIPLLVPAANHVLGIDDGKKRFFDAVLALSKAHSLCSTLDEARANREEIAFFQAVKAVITKASGSDSKLTEDQKNNALKQILDNAVVAQGIDNIFALAGLDRPDLSILSDEFLAEVGSMPARNLAVELLQKLMNDEIKSRMRTNLVQEKKYSDRLMDTLKKYRNRSIESAQVIEELINLAKEFREGMKRGEDLGLNPDEMAFYDALANNESAVRDLGDDVLKKIAHEITEKLRKSTTVDWQRRDSVRAKLRNLVRITLRKYKYPPDRTEEAIDLVIKQAEVLSNEWTSGL; encoded by the coding sequence ATGACCGAAGACCAACTTGAGCAGCTTACCCTTTCCTGGTTTCGGGATCAGGGATACGATTATGCCTTCGGGCCGGATATCGCGCATGACGGGGATTATCCTGAACGGGATAATTACCACCAGGTCGTGCTTCCGAAGCGCCTAATCGGCGCGCTTGAACGGTTAAATCCTTCCATCCCGACGCATGCCCTCGATGAAGTTCGGGCCCGGATGCAGAAACCCGGGGCTCTGACCGCGATAGCGAATAATCGGCAGTTTCAAGAATGGCTTCTTGATGGAGTCCCGGTAGAATACGCGAAAGATGGGCGGAAAACCGGGGATAGGGTTAAGCTCATAGATTTCGCGAATACCGATGCGAACGAATTTCTCGTCGCGAATCAGTATACAATCCAAGGGACGAAGCAGCCGCGACGACCGGATATCGTCGTGTTTATCAATGGACTCCCCATTTCGGTCATCGAACTCAAGAACCCCGCCGATGAGCAAGCCGATATCTGGGCCGCTTTCCAGCAGCTTCAGACCTATAAAGCCGAGATTTCCGACCTTTTTATCTATAACGAAGCCTTAATCATCTCCGACGGGACAAACGCCCGGCTTGGATCCCTTACTGCCGATGAAGAGCGGTTCATGCGATGGAGGACCATCAAAAACGAGAATGATCGTCCGCTCCTATCCTTCGAGCTTGAAACCTTGGTTAAGGGCTTCTTTGATAAGGAGCTTCTTCTCGATTACATCCGGTATTTCGTGCTATTCGAGACTAATGGCGACACGATTATCAAGAAAATAGCTGGATACCATCAATTCCATGCCGTTCGGGAGGCGGTTCGGGCCACCGTAATCGCCGCCGAGAATGACCCGGATGTGGCCGCAGAGCCTCGGGCGGATTATGCTGACCGTGTGGTTCCTGGCTGCAAGAAGGGCGGGGTGATCTGGCATACCCAAGGGTCGGGGAAAAGCATATCCATGGCCTGTTTCGCGGGGAAACTCTTACAGCAGGCTTCGATGAAGAATCCCACCCTCATCGTGGTTACCGACCGGAACGATCTGGACGGGCAGCTTTTCGAGACTTTTACGGGCGCGAAAATGCTGTTGAAGCAGATCCCGGTACAGGTTGAAGACGTGGATGATCTTCGGGAGCTCCTTTCGACCAGGCCGTCAGGTGGAATCTTCTTCACTACCATCCAGAAGTTCCAGGTTCGGGAAGATGAGGATCGTTTCCCCATCTTGAACGACCGGCATAATCTCGTGGTTATGGCCGATGAAGCACATCGGAGCCAATATGGCGATAAGGCGATCTTAAACCGGAAAACTGGTAAATATACCTACGGATTCTCGAAAAACATGCGGGATGCCCTCCCGAATGCCACCTTCGTCGGATTTACGGGAACGCCGGTATCCCAGGAAGATCGTGATACGGTGGCGGTTTTCGGCGAGTACGTGAGTATCTATGATATCCAGGACGCTGTGGAGGATGGCGCAACCGTTCCGATTTATTATGAAAGCCGACTAGCCAAGTTGGACCTGAAAGAAGCGGAAATCCCGGTTCTGGACGACGAAATCGACGAGATTATCGAGGATGACGAGGATCTCAAGGCCCGGGAACAGACGAAGAGCAAGTGGGCTGCCCTTGAAAAGCTCGTTGGGGCAAAACCCCGGTTGGAACAGGTTGCGCGGGATATCGTGGAGCACTACGAGGAACGTACCGCATCTGTCGCGGGTAAAGCGATGATCGTGTGTATGAGCCGTGAAATTTGCGCCCACTTGTATAACGAAATCGTCGCGCTGAGGCCGGAATGGCACTCAGAAGATCCCTTACAGGGGGGAATCAAGATCATCATGACCGGTTCAGCCTCTGATAAACCGCTTATTCAGCCGCATATCTATAACGCTAAAACCAAGAAGAAACTCGAAAAACGTTTCAAGAATCCCGTTGATCCCCTCAATATCGTAATAGTACGGGATATGTGGCTTACCGGCTTCGACGCGCCATGTTGCCATACCATGTATATCGATAAGCCCATGAAAGGGCATAACCTGATGCAGGCGATTGCCCGGGTTAACCGCGTTTTCAAGGGAAAAGAGGGCGGTCTCGTCGTCGATTATATCGGAATCGCCAATGAACTCAGAAATGCCCTGGTAACCTATACCCAATCACGGGGTAAGGGTAAGCCGACAGTCGATACCCATGACGCCTATGCGATGATGCTTGAGTATATCGACGTGATTCGTGGATTATTCCACGGATTCGATTATTCAGCCTATGAAGCCCAACCGATACCCCTTTTAGTACCCGCTGCGAACCATGTTTTGGGTATCGATGACGGGAAAAAGCGTTTCTTTGATGCCGTACTCGCCCTCAGCAAGGCCCATTCCCTCTGTTCGACCCTGGATGAGGCCCGTGCGAATCGTGAGGAAATCGCGTTTTTCCAGGCCGTAAAGGCGGTTATTACGAAGGCTTCAGGCTCGGATTCAAAACTTACGGAAGATCAGAAGAATAACGCTCTCAAGCAGATCCTGGATAACGCCGTCGTCGCCCAGGGAATCGATAATATCTTCGCTCTCGCGGGACTCGACCGTCCTGATTTATCGATACTCTCTGATGAATTCTTGGCTGAAGTTGGCAGTATGCCCGCCCGAAACCTTGCCGTGGAGCTCCTGCAAAAGCTCATGAATGATGAGATTAAGTCCCGGATGCGTACCAACCTCGTACAGGAGAAGAAATACTCCGATCGGCTGATGGATACCCTGAAAAAGTACCGAAATCGGTCCATCGAGAGCGCTCAGGTCATCGAGGAACTCATCAATCTCGCCAAAGAGTTCAGGGAAGGGATGAAACGAGGGGAAGATCTCGGTCTCAACCCCGATGAAATGGCCTTTTATGACGCCCTCGCCAATAACGAAAGCGCCGTCCGGGATTTAGGCGATGATGTCTTGAAGAAGATAGCCCATGAGATCACGGAAAAACTCAGGAAAAGCACCACGGTAGACTGGCAACGCCGGGATAGCGTACGCGCAAAACTCAGGAATTTGGTGCGGATTACGCTCCGCAAGTACAAGTACCCGCCCGACCGAACCGAGGAAGCGATTGACCTCGTGATCAAGCAAGCCGAAGTACTTTCAAACGAGTGGACTAGCGGGCTGTAG